Sequence from the Spirochaetota bacterium genome:
TCAATCGGGTTCTGATAGCCATGCATCTTCTGAAGCATGTCTCTCAAATACTTCATTTTATTCTTGAGATTGACCACGCGATCTTCGTAGGTGCGATTGTTCTTTTCAACAAACGAGTTTTCGTTATACAACTCGCCTATCTCGTTCCAAAGCACCGTGTTGGGATCGGACTCCTCTTCCTTCTTCTGGCGCCTCCAGTCCTTGCTCATGAGGCGGTTGGCCAGATCGTCGAAATCCTTGAGGGAACGGAAACGCTTCTTTGATTCGTAATGCGCATGCACGACGTCCCAGGTACGAAGCACTTCACGGGTGAAGGCCTCCATCTGGCGGTCGTACTCCTTCTTTTCTTCACGGAGCTGGTTCTGGTCGTAGAAGGCCAGCCGAATCGCATAGCGTTCATCGGGAAGAATCATTTTGTCCATATCCTCATACTCACGGATCTGGCACACGCGGGCGTTCTTCATGTTGTCGCACACCTGATAGCCAAGCTTACTGGTGTCGAGAATGGACGTAAGCGCGTTGACCGCCGTGTTGTATCCGCGGTTACGGATATTCTCGGCGTCTATGATAAACTTGATATTTTCGCGGATATTTAACGGATCGTATTCCTCGACGTCGATCTCGGCGCGGAGCCCCTCGATCTTGTCCAGGAACTTCTTCGCCAGGATGGTATACCTTCTGGATTTCTCGTCTTCCTTGTCGTCGTCCGTAAAATGCTCGATCCTCTTGATCTTCTCGAACATGATCTCGGCGCCGGTGAGTTCGCTCTTCCCCTGGTCGATCATCTCTTCCTTGAGCGCCTGTATCTGGCGGTCGATCAGTTCCTGAACGTGCTTCTGGATGGCATCTTTAAGGAGTGATTCCACCGTCACCTGGTAGTGGTAGAGGGGGCTGACGAGTTCGCTGTCGAGGATGTTAATCGAGAGCTTCACATCATAGACATACTTGGGGCGCAGGTTGTTGTCTTTGAAGACGCACTTGATGATAGCGTAGGCGTTTTCACCGCGGACGAACGCGCCCACGTCGGTCTTCTGACGGAGAATCGAGTTGGTCTCATTCTCGAGATCGTTCATGCCGCGCTGTATGTGTCCCATCAGGTGTCCATACATGTTCACCATCGATTTTTCAATTTCACCGGTGTTGAACTTGTCGGCGCCACCAATCTTGTCAAGGAGGTCCACCAGCTCCCTGGGGGTGTAGCGCGCGAGGCCCTTGGACTCTTCGCGGTCAACGAAATCGCGAACCTTCTTGATGAACTCATCTTCCATGGACACGGTGTAGCGATTGAACATGTTGACATAAGTCTGGTTGATGTAGTTGTAAAGCTTTTCCTTGATGCCCCCCATAACTTCGAGTTTGGAAAGAACATCCTCGGGCAGCTTCTGCAATACGTGGTTCATCACCTTGTCTGCGGTTTCCTCAAGGATAACCTTCGATTCGGCAATTTTATCACGCCCTTCCTGGACGACCGAATTCCTCGATCCAACGGCACTCGGCTCGGTAGGGTGGACCTTGTTAGGGCTCTTGGGAAATTGAGCGACTGTCATATAATAACCTCCTTATCGTACACGTACTTTCGTTCTGAAATCCCTAAGCGTAGTTGTCATATAAAAGCAAATAATTACATTTTTCCGCTTATGGCCAGCTTAAATTAAAAAATTTAGAATTAAATGTACCGTCAAAAGCCCGCATGTCAAGGCTTTATTTTTTGACCGGGGAAATTTTTTATCCCCGGTCAAAAGCCCCGGTCATGGCGTTATGATACCGTATAACGGAACGAATAATTCGCTACCTTAAACACGTCCCCGTCGTTCAAGGGGCTGCCCGGTTCGCCTTTTACACGGGCAAGCTCCGCATCTTTCCCCGCTTCGGCATAGACATGAATCGCATTCTTGTCCCGCTTCGCGAAGAGCTTGAACGGATCGTGAACCTGCAACTCGTGAATGGTAAGCGCGATTCCGTGTCCCTTGCCGACAAGAATCACCTTTGCCGCGTGCCTGGTAATATCGAAACTCTTCACATAGGGGTCCATCATGGTGTGGTCCCAGTACTCCAGGTGGCCGGTAACCTTGACACCCGACATACGCCGATACGTCAGGAAGGCCGCGAGAAGCACTACCAGCCCAATCAATGCGTAGAAGAGCGGGCTCTGCCAGAAACTCCTGCGGGCTTCGACGGCCTTGTCCATGTCCTTCATGAGGTCTTTTTCAAGCGCCTTCTGTACCTCTCCGCTTGCATCGACCACAGTGGTATTGCCGCCTATATCCTGCTGCAGCTTGGCGAATTTCGGATTGTTTTTAAGCTCGCCCAGGTTTACCAGGTAAATGAACCAGTCCTTGTCGGTGGCCCCGACATCCTTGATGGTGAGCGTGTCTCCACGAAAGCCCGGAGGAGGATCGTCTACACCGTCCGTGAGCACGACTATCACTGTGTTCCTGGATTTGTCCTTTTCTTCGAGCTCCCTGGCGGTCTTGAACACCGATACCAGCATGGCCTGCGTGTAGGTCCACTGTCCCTTGGCCTCTACCATGGTGATGTACTTTTTCAAGATGTCCTTGGCGTCCTTGCTCTGCAGGCTTACGGTTGGCCAGGTTTTGACCTCCGAGTCAAAGGTGACGAACGTGAGACTGTCTCCCTCGTTCAATTGCCCGATAAACTCCTCAAGGCTCTTTTTTACCATGGGCATGATATTGTTCCCGCCCTGGCCCACCATGCTGAGCGAGGTGTCCAGAACCAGAATCACATCTTTCCGCTCTTTCGCCGACACCTCCCCTGCTGCCGCCAGCGAACAAAGCAGAAGTATGACTCCCACGATGCCTTTCCATTTCGCAGTTTTCACGCTTCCGTGCTCCTATGTTTTGATTTACCACCAAATAAAATAGTACCGGAAATTAAGTCAATGTCAAGAATATTTGTCCGGTCTTGGGGTCAAAGCGGGGCGGCCCGGTCAGTATTCGTTGTATTTCTCGGTACGCTTAACGTAGGCCCTGAGATCCAGTTCCGTGTTCTTTTCAACGTCGAGGTATTCATTCATGAGGATGAAAAACCACATGAGCGTGTCCCGGCCGGTCTCGAGCGCGATAAAGCTCCTCTTTTCCCGCCAGTCCTTGATGACAAGTCCCTTGCCGAGCACCATAAGGATATCGAACTCGAAGTCGTAATCCACGCTGTGGGACATGTAATAATCGAGCAGGGCCTTCTTCATATCGGGCAGGGGTATATCCGTCCCCTGGGCGATCACGAAGGCGGGTACCAGGTTTTTATCCGATTCGGTCTCGGTATACCGGTTGACCTTCTTGGCCTGGATCACCCGTCCAAGCACCATTTTCAGGTTATCGTGATTGAGCGGGGGTGCGATGATGCAGGATGCGTATACCAGCTCCGAGGGTACAAAACCTCCCATGAGCGATTCCATGTCCCTGCAAAGCTCCTTATAAACGACAAAATCGATCCCTTCGGGGGCATAGCCGCTCTGGTCGATCATGCGCAGGGCCCCCGCTTTCAGGCGGGAAGGAATTATACCCTCGATCGCATGTAGTATCTCCGCGGGAGAGGGTTGCCTGGCGGCTGGTGATTTCACCTGCCGGGCGGTTTTTCCCTTTGCCGCGGGCGCCTTCTTACCGGAAGGCGCTTTTA
This genomic interval carries:
- a CDS encoding cytochrome C oxidase subunit II, coding for MTVAQFPKSPNKVHPTEPSAVGSRNSVVQEGRDKIAESKVILEETADKVMNHVLQKLPEDVLSKLEVMGGIKEKLYNYINQTYVNMFNRYTVSMEDEFIKKVRDFVDREESKGLARYTPRELVDLLDKIGGADKFNTGEIEKSMVNMYGHLMGHIQRGMNDLENETNSILRQKTDVGAFVRGENAYAIIKCVFKDNNLRPKYVYDVKLSINILDSELVSPLYHYQVTVESLLKDAIQKHVQELIDRQIQALKEEMIDQGKSELTGAEIMFEKIKRIEHFTDDDKEDEKSRRYTILAKKFLDKIEGLRAEIDVEEYDPLNIRENIKFIIDAENIRNRGYNTAVNALTSILDTSKLGYQVCDNMKNARVCQIREYEDMDKMILPDERYAIRLAFYDQNQLREEKKEYDRQMEAFTREVLRTWDVVHAHYESKKRFRSLKDFDDLANRLMSKDWRRQKKEEESDPNTVLWNEIGELYNENSFVEKNNRTYEDRVVNLKNKMKYLRDMLQKMHGYQNPIERVILDERVNFVEKRFHEFTYKINPHHIQPGLVLDLDITTIKRKQYMLKGMANVLNEFLYGISKGFADAAFASFKRRRSTVRADITQTFGETEVKENIFEMAYSAGEGASAESEVKGSVDLSPKSKPKGRASGLKEL
- a CDS encoding VWA domain-containing protein, producing MKTAKWKGIVGVILLLCSLAAAGEVSAKERKDVILVLDTSLSMVGQGGNNIMPMVKKSLEEFIGQLNEGDSLTFVTFDSEVKTWPTVSLQSKDAKDILKKYITMVEAKGQWTYTQAMLVSVFKTARELEEKDKSRNTVIVVLTDGVDDPPPGFRGDTLTIKDVGATDKDWFIYLVNLGELKNNPKFAKLQQDIGGNTTVVDASGEVQKALEKDLMKDMDKAVEARRSFWQSPLFYALIGLVVLLAAFLTYRRMSGVKVTGHLEYWDHTMMDPYVKSFDITRHAAKVILVGKGHGIALTIHELQVHDPFKLFAKRDKNAIHVYAEAGKDAELARVKGEPGSPLNDGDVFKVANYSFRYTVS